The following proteins come from a genomic window of Triticum aestivum cultivar Chinese Spring chromosome 6A, IWGSC CS RefSeq v2.1, whole genome shotgun sequence:
- the LOC123127773 gene encoding filament-like plant protein 4, with the protein MAEMEDALRSCMEQLLVAREERDQIIVEAASEISSQQKKLRDLQHSLEAANKKAAKLAAENNSLCKAMDAKDKLVRELRESKAASDQELSGAAAKLDAAQKQSASLQYEARMLQKELEVRSQEREYDLRSVDAARAQQAESLKKIAQLEGECQRLRAMVRKRLPGPAALAKMRDEVEPQQQTPPSRAGASPRRPRSVTPTASPRSVTPMSPRSGTPRRAPEPDQSYAVRLRAIEDENNVLKRMLAARDTELQFTQTKYAEEASKLSAVQGQLKELTEESRRLSDAHAKSETWASALVSELDQLRAGKQGHGASSVMVSDMSLLDDFAEMERLEMASSADHQTSGHSGPVVPDKNGESLDLEHGHPEWLQDVWKLVTSNHEATGESIDAIVDGIRRALDEGPVHGNGDASDLPYDRTKVEELIGNLIDKITSTIRVSAEDHAARSESLLQAKPEFCARLEYLVHVCHDVLQMKAKLEDFIDEICLVLEYIMSIYFSNQVRSDTVDGNENDFDAHGEPDMQSATSAAAVDIQTEAQKEQIQSPEGEHPEKIQERQIIEELAMAMLDQNGDIQLGRKSSYYEIESVTADGMGEDLAQKEAKQLATDSEISAAADKLAECQETITTLSKQLQALQTQPNSGIPDASTHSPRPSSADYKPQSLGSILADEGAGTTEGHISPEKEHGEPDAAARKSTAQEQNPDADRKASAAQTVVQPLVPERETAADPRKKKRGPGLLGRMIFRKRVEGNSS; encoded by the exons ATGGCTGAAATGGAAGATGCTCTGAGATCCTGCATGGAGCAGCTGCTCGTCGCCAGAGAAGAGCGGGATCAAATCATCGTGGAAGCAGCGAGCGAGATATCCTCCCAGCAAAAGAAGCTGCGTGATCTGCAGCACAGCCTCGAAGCCGCGAACAAGAAGGCCGCGAAGCTGGCTGCCGAGAACAACAGCCTCTGCAAGGCCATGGACGCCAAGGACAAGCTTGTCAGGGAGCTCAGGGAGTCCAAGGCGGCCTCCGACCAGGAGCTCTCCGGCGCGGCGGCGAAGCTGGACGCGGCGCAGAAGCAGAGCGCGTCGCTGCAGTACGAGGCGCGCATGCTccagaaggagctggaggtgaGGAGCCAGGAGCGGGAGTACGACCTCAGGTCCGTGGACGCCGCCCGCGCGCAGCAGGCGGAGAGCCTCAAGAAGATCGCGCAGCTGGAGGGCGAGTGCCAGCGGCTGCGCGCCATGGTCCGGAAGCGCCTCCCCGGGCCGGCGGCGTTGGCCAAGATGAGAGACGAGGTCGAGCCGCAGCAGCAGACGCCGCCGTCCAGGGCCGGGGCCAGCCCGAGAAGGCCGCGTTCCGTGACGCCGACGGCGTCGCCGCGCTCAGTGACGCCGATGTCTCCGCGGTCCGGGACGCCGCGGCGCGCTCCGGAGCCTGATCAGAGCTACGCCGTCAGGCTGCGCGCGATCGAGGACGAGAACAACGTTCTGAAGCGGATGCTGGCGGCCAGGGACACCGAGCTGCAGTTCACGCAGACCAAGTACGCGGAGGAGGCCAGTAAGCTCTCGGCGGTGCAGGGGCAGCTCAAGGAGCTGACGGAGGAGAGCAGACGGCTAAGCGATGCACACGCCAAGTCCGAGACGTGGGCCTCTGCTCTGGTGTCTGAACTGGACCAGCTCAGGGCTGGGAAGCAGGGACATGGAGCATCGTCCGTCATGGTCTCCGACATGAGCTTGCTCGATGACTTCGCCGAGATGGAGAGGTTGGAGATGGCATCATCAGCGGATCATCAGACATCAGGACATTCGGGACCCGTCGTGCCCGACAAGAACGGCGAGAGTCTGGACCTAGAGCATGGTCATCCTGAATGGCTGCAGGATGTCTGGAAACTGGTGACAAGTAACCATGAAGCAACTGGAGAAAGCATCGACGCCATTGTTGATGGAATAAGGCGTGCATTGGACGAGGGTCCAGTTCATGGGAATGGAGATGCTTCTGATCTGCCGTATGATAGGACCAAAGTGGAGGAACTGATCGGCAATCTGATTGACAAAATCACGTCCACGATTCGGGTTTCGGCAGAAGACCATGCTGCGAGATCTGAATCTTTGTTGCAGGCCAAGCCTGAATTTTGTGCTCGCCTCGAGTACCTGGTTCATGTCTGCCATGATGTACTACAGATGAAAGCCAAGCTTGAAGATTTTATCGACGAGATTTGCCTGGTATTGGAGTATATAATGAGCATATACTTCTCGAACCAAGTTCGATCGGACACCGTGGACGGTAACGAAAATGACTTTGATGCACATGGTGAACCTGACATGCAGAGTGCAACATCAGCAGCAGCTGTAGATATCCAAACAGAAGCACAAAAGGAACAGATTCAGTCACCGGAAGGTGAACACCCTGAAAAAATTCAAGAGAGACAGATTATTGAAGAACTTGCAATGGCCATGCTAGATCAGAATGGTGATATCCAACTGGGAAGGAAGTCGTCATACTATGAGATAGAAAG CGTCACTGCTGATGGAATGGGGGAGGACTTGGCACAAAAGGAGGCAAAACAACTGGCAACG GACTCAGAGATATCTGCAGCAGCTGACAAGCTTGCGGAGTGCCAGGAGACCATCACGACTCTAAGCAAACAATTGCAGGCTCTCCAGACTCAGCCGAATTCAGGCATTCCAGATGCCTCAACGCACAGCCCACGGCCGAGCTCCGCCGACTACAAGCCCCAGTCACTTGGAAGCATCCTTGCCGACGAGGGCGCCGGCACAACCGAGGGTCACATCTCTCCCGAGAAAGAACATGGCGAGCCTGACGCTGCAGCACGGAAGAGCACGGCACAGGAGCAGAATCCTGACGCCGACCGGAAGGCGTCGGCGGCGCAAACTGTCGTTCAGCCATTGGTCCCGGAGCGTGAGACTGCTGCTGATCCTCGGAAGAAGAAGCGGGGTCCGGGCTTGCTGGGCAGGATGATCTTCAGGAAAAGAGTGGAGGGCAACTCCTCCTAG